Proteins encoded by one window of Flavobacterium sp. N502540:
- a CDS encoding DUF4230 domain-containing protein encodes MQNLIKRIIVLAVAVLVIVLAFKYCEFKKDDDSTIDYNTNLIQQQILNVGKLVVTEGHFSEVITYKNQQKYLMDMVSFEKKALVVVNANVTVAYDLHKVKYDIDEKNKTITILNIPKEEITINPDIQFYDVEQSKLNPFTGDDYNKINKSVKANLAKKIEKSTLKTNAQNRLISELSKILILTNSMGWKLQYNGKTIQSEKEFSEDLKL; translated from the coding sequence ATGCAAAATCTAATAAAGAGAATAATAGTTTTAGCTGTAGCTGTACTTGTCATAGTGCTGGCTTTCAAATATTGTGAATTCAAAAAAGATGACGATTCAACTATTGATTATAATACCAATCTCATTCAGCAGCAAATCTTAAATGTTGGAAAACTGGTCGTTACCGAAGGTCATTTTTCGGAAGTCATTACTTATAAAAACCAGCAGAAGTATTTAATGGACATGGTTTCTTTTGAGAAAAAAGCACTTGTAGTTGTAAACGCAAATGTTACTGTAGCTTACGATTTACACAAAGTGAAATATGATATCGATGAAAAGAACAAGACGATTACCATTTTAAATATTCCAAAAGAAGAAATCACCATCAACCCTGATATACAGTTTTATGATGTTGAACAAAGTAAATTGAATCCATTTACGGGTGACGATTACAACAAGATCAACAAATCGGTAAAAGCAAATCTGGCCAAAAAAATAGAGAAATCTACCTTAAAAACAAATGCTCAAAACCGATTGATCAGTGAATTATCAAAGATTTTAATTCTAACCAATTCAATGGGCTGGAAACTGCAATACAACGGAAAAACAATCCAGTCTGAAAAAGAGTTTAGCGAGGACTTGAAGCTTTAG
- a CDS encoding aromatic amino acid hydroxylase — protein MNASIETNPLLERLPKHLKQFIKPQDYGDYTPINQAVWRYVMRKNVDYLSKVAHHSYLDGLKKTGIEIDSIPSMYGMNRILTEIGWAAVAVDGFIPPNAFMEFQAYNVLVIASDIRQLEHIEYTPAPDIIHEGAGHAPIIANPEYAEYLRRFGEIGCKAISSHKDYQMYEAIRLLSILKEAEDTPQEKIDEAEKAVADLQNNMGELSEMAQIRNLHWWTVEYGLIGTVENPKIYGAGLLSSIGESAWCMTDNVKKIPYNISAANQNFDITQLQPQLFVTPNFSYLSLVLEEFANKMALRTGGLSGIQKLIHSNALGTIELSTGLQISGVFTNVLEDEGKPIYIQTTGKTALSYREKELVGHGTLTHPHGFGSPIGKLKGFNLAIEDMSPKDLQAYSIVENETVRLEFEGDVIVEGEIITGSRNLHGEIILISFRNCTVTHGETILFQPEWGNYDMSIGKKVVSAFSGPADVNSFDLINTVPKTTTIKAQHTAERDDLEILYQTVRLTRENKSAATELHTVFHKLKESHPNDWLLAVEIVELLEHSNEKQLLQEVLVHLDQLKLKRPEVAHLISGGLDLIFDKEAV, from the coding sequence ATGAATGCAAGTATTGAAACAAACCCGTTACTAGAACGATTGCCTAAACATTTAAAGCAATTTATTAAACCTCAGGATTATGGTGATTATACACCAATTAATCAAGCTGTTTGGCGCTATGTAATGCGTAAAAATGTAGATTATCTTTCAAAAGTTGCGCATCATTCTTATCTGGATGGTTTGAAAAAAACCGGAATCGAAATTGACTCTATTCCAAGTATGTACGGAATGAATAGAATTCTGACTGAAATTGGTTGGGCGGCTGTTGCGGTGGACGGGTTTATTCCGCCAAACGCTTTTATGGAATTTCAGGCGTATAACGTTTTGGTTATTGCTTCAGATATTCGTCAACTGGAACATATCGAATATACTCCGGCACCGGATATTATTCATGAAGGCGCAGGACATGCTCCTATTATCGCTAATCCTGAATATGCGGAGTACTTAAGACGTTTTGGAGAAATTGGCTGTAAAGCTATTTCATCTCATAAAGATTACCAGATGTATGAAGCGATTCGACTACTTTCTATTTTGAAAGAAGCGGAAGATACGCCTCAGGAAAAAATAGACGAAGCTGAGAAGGCAGTTGCCGATTTACAAAACAATATGGGTGAATTGTCTGAAATGGCACAAATTCGAAACCTGCATTGGTGGACGGTTGAGTATGGTTTAATCGGAACCGTTGAAAATCCGAAAATATATGGCGCGGGCTTACTATCCTCTATTGGGGAGAGTGCCTGGTGCATGACGGATAATGTAAAGAAAATCCCTTATAACATCTCTGCTGCCAATCAAAACTTTGATATTACACAATTACAGCCTCAACTTTTTGTAACACCAAATTTTTCCTATTTGAGTTTGGTTTTAGAAGAATTTGCCAATAAAATGGCTTTGAGAACAGGAGGTCTTTCCGGTATACAAAAACTAATTCACTCCAATGCTTTAGGAACAATTGAGTTGAGTACTGGTTTACAGATTTCGGGTGTTTTTACCAATGTTCTGGAAGATGAAGGAAAACCTATCTATATTCAGACTACCGGAAAAACGGCTTTATCCTACCGTGAAAAAGAATTGGTTGGTCATGGAACACTAACACATCCACATGGATTTGGAAGTCCAATTGGAAAACTAAAAGGCTTCAATTTAGCAATCGAAGACATGAGTCCAAAAGATTTACAGGCTTATTCTATCGTAGAAAATGAAACTGTTAGGTTAGAATTTGAAGGCGATGTTATTGTAGAAGGCGAAATCATTACGGGTTCAAGAAATTTACACGGTGAAATCATTTTAATCAGTTTCAGAAATTGTACTGTAACTCACGGCGAAACCATTTTGTTTCAGCCTGAATGGGGAAATTATGATATGTCAATTGGTAAAAAAGTCGTTTCGGCTTTTTCCGGTCCGGCTGATGTGAATAGTTTTGATCTGATCAATACCGTACCCAAAACAACTACTATAAAAGCACAACATACTGCCGAACGTGATGATCTGGAAATCCTTTATCAAACCGTTCGCTTAACCAGAGAAAATAAAAGTGCTGCAACTGAGTTACACACTGTATTTCATAAACTGAAAGAATCTCATCCTAATGATTGGTTATTGGCTGTGGAAATCGTCGAGCTTTTGGAGCACTCTAATGAGAAACAGCTTTTACAGGAAGTTCTGGTTCATCTGGATCAGTTGAAGCTGAAACGCCCTGAAGTAGCACATTTGATTTCTGGAGGCTTAGATCTGATTTTTGACAAGGAAGCGGTTTAA
- a CDS encoding group III truncated hemoglobin, producing the protein MATLKDISNIEDIKLMVDTFYGKVREDDLLGPIFNEKLQDRWPEHLEKMYGFWQTILFDVRAYSGSPFPPHKQLPVDKTHFDRWVLLFNTSIDALFSGTITEEAKMRAANMAYMFNYKIDYFRNPENH; encoded by the coding sequence ATGGCAACGCTTAAAGACATTTCAAACATAGAAGACATAAAATTAATGGTCGACACCTTTTATGGGAAGGTGAGAGAAGATGATTTACTGGGCCCTATTTTCAATGAGAAACTCCAGGATCGCTGGCCGGAGCATTTAGAAAAAATGTACGGTTTCTGGCAAACTATTTTATTTGATGTACGCGCCTATTCAGGAAGTCCTTTTCCACCACACAAACAACTACCGGTAGATAAAACCCATTTCGATCGTTGGGTACTGCTTTTTAACACTTCTATCGATGCGCTTTTCTCAGGAACTATTACCGAAGAAGCAAAAATGAGAGCAGCCAACATGGCTTATATGTTCAATTATAAAATTGACTATTTCAGAAATCCTGAGAATCACTAA
- a CDS encoding vitamin K epoxide reductase family protein, translating to MIRLIEKLLELNNYDKLKNEFEEIFLSHPNYPSLFALTDTLDLLAIENIAANVPKDQLLELPESFLALCKEKVVLVFKSEKNIKIVDQDEVKQTLSFDEFSSDWNGIIVAIEPNESKIIKDKKYDLNGLKYIFPLLSLVLLSVFMNDYTLFDFIFLGTTIAGLIVSVFIVRENFGIKNTVVSKWCTIGANVSCDSVIKSEKNNFIKGINFPELPLIFFSTSLLSVLLQPSMSSVFLGFLSVLSFPVLLFSFWIQKFQIKKWCVLCLIISFLITIQGVVWLSQNGFSLSFTSGIFVLFFVLLVSIYSIWKLIKPFIKDSIETGYGLKQMKKFKRNYSLFNFLSKEVPVLDGFEDLKSLNFGNKDAELHLSIIVSPSCGHCHKAFQESLALVSKFPERVFLRVLFNINPENNDNPYKVVVERLLMINKTEPSKITEAISDWHIKNLDLKQWTEKWNVNLVTMMVNYEIQKQYDWCLKNEFNYTPVKIVNGRLHPNEYDISELKYFLNEFAEESENLEKIIGPQNILAQE from the coding sequence ATGATAAGATTAATAGAAAAATTACTTGAATTAAATAATTATGACAAACTAAAAAATGAATTCGAAGAAATTTTTCTCTCACATCCAAATTACCCAAGTTTATTTGCCTTAACCGATACATTAGATTTGCTAGCGATAGAAAACATTGCTGCAAATGTTCCAAAAGATCAATTGTTAGAGCTGCCGGAATCTTTTTTAGCTCTTTGTAAAGAAAAGGTGGTATTGGTGTTTAAAAGCGAAAAAAATATAAAAATTGTTGACCAGGACGAAGTTAAACAAACACTTTCATTTGATGAATTTTCTTCAGACTGGAACGGGATAATTGTTGCAATAGAACCAAATGAAAGTAAAATAATAAAAGATAAAAAATATGATCTGAATGGACTAAAGTACATATTTCCTTTATTGTCCTTGGTTTTGTTGTCTGTTTTTATGAATGACTATACTTTATTTGATTTTATTTTTCTGGGAACTACAATAGCAGGATTAATAGTAAGTGTTTTTATTGTTCGGGAAAATTTTGGAATAAAAAATACAGTTGTTTCTAAGTGGTGTACTATAGGGGCAAATGTTTCCTGTGATTCGGTTATAAAATCAGAAAAAAACAATTTTATTAAAGGAATTAATTTTCCTGAGTTACCATTGATTTTCTTTAGTACAAGTTTACTTTCTGTATTACTTCAGCCTTCAATGTCGAGTGTTTTTCTCGGTTTTTTAAGCGTGCTCTCATTTCCGGTACTGCTGTTTTCATTTTGGATTCAAAAATTTCAAATTAAAAAATGGTGTGTTTTATGTTTGATAATTTCATTTTTAATAACAATTCAAGGAGTTGTATGGCTCTCTCAAAATGGATTTTCGTTAAGCTTTACTTCTGGTATTTTTGTTTTATTCTTCGTTTTGTTAGTCTCCATTTATTCTATTTGGAAATTGATAAAACCATTTATCAAAGACAGTATCGAAACCGGGTATGGTTTAAAGCAGATGAAGAAATTTAAACGAAACTATTCCCTCTTTAATTTTCTATCAAAAGAGGTTCCTGTATTAGATGGTTTCGAAGATCTAAAAAGTTTAAACTTTGGGAATAAAGATGCGGAGTTGCATTTGTCGATAATTGTTAGTCCAAGTTGTGGACATTGTCATAAGGCATTTCAGGAATCTCTAGCTTTAGTTTCTAAATTCCCCGAGCGCGTATTTTTGCGAGTTTTATTTAATATAAATCCAGAAAACAATGATAATCCATATAAAGTTGTTGTCGAAAGATTGTTGATGATCAACAAAACCGAACCGTCTAAAATCACTGAAGCAATTTCGGATTGGCACATTAAAAACTTGGATTTAAAACAATGGACAGAAAAGTGGAATGTCAATTTGGTCACAATGATGGTAAATTATGAGATTCAGAAACAGTACGATTGGTGTTTGAAAAATGAATTTAATTATACTCCGGTTAAAATTGTAAACGGCAGGTTGCATCCAAATGAGTACGATATAAGTGAACTAAAATATTTCCTGAATGAATTTGCAGAAGAAAGCGAAAATTTAGAAAAAATAATAGGTCCTCAAAATATTCTTGCGCAAGAGTAG
- the ilvA gene encoding threonine ammonia-lyase IlvA, giving the protein MNLFNEVLAAQKQLENVVAATPLTQNLNLSEEFKSTILLKREDLQIVRSYKIRGAYNKISSLTETEKASGIVCASAGNHAQGVAYSCHLLQIKGKIYMPKTTPKQKVKQVQLFGKSFVEIVLTGDTFDDAYASATADATENQKTFIHPFDDDKVIAGQGTVGLEILDSCKEPIDYVFVPIGGGGLASGLSEVFKQLSPNTKIIGVEPKGAPSMKTSIEANKNTALKTIDKFVDGAAVKQVGDKTFEICRTNLDDIILVPEGKVCTTILRLYNEEAMVVEPAGALTIAALDFYKDKIKGKKVVCVVSGSNNDIERTAEIKERSLLYEGLMHYFMIQFPQRPGALKEFVNNILGPDDDITYFQFAKKNSREVGSVVVGLELKNKKDILAIKMNMTKNGFEFQYLNDRQDLFTQLIG; this is encoded by the coding sequence ATGAATTTATTTAACGAAGTACTTGCTGCTCAAAAGCAACTTGAAAATGTGGTTGCCGCTACTCCACTCACACAAAATTTAAACCTTTCGGAAGAGTTTAAATCTACTATTTTATTAAAAAGAGAAGATTTACAAATTGTCCGATCGTATAAAATCAGAGGAGCTTACAACAAGATTTCTTCGTTAACCGAAACCGAAAAAGCAAGCGGAATTGTATGTGCCAGCGCGGGAAATCATGCACAGGGCGTAGCTTACTCCTGTCATCTTCTGCAAATAAAAGGCAAAATCTACATGCCCAAAACCACTCCAAAACAAAAAGTCAAACAGGTACAATTGTTCGGAAAATCATTCGTTGAAATTGTACTTACCGGAGATACTTTCGATGATGCCTATGCTTCAGCTACAGCAGATGCAACCGAAAATCAAAAAACGTTCATCCATCCTTTTGACGATGACAAAGTTATTGCCGGTCAGGGAACTGTAGGATTAGAGATTTTAGACAGTTGCAAAGAACCTATTGATTATGTTTTTGTTCCCATTGGTGGAGGTGGACTGGCTTCCGGCTTGTCTGAAGTTTTTAAACAACTGAGTCCAAATACAAAGATTATTGGCGTCGAACCTAAAGGCGCCCCTTCGATGAAAACCTCTATCGAAGCAAATAAAAACACGGCTTTAAAAACAATTGACAAATTTGTGGATGGTGCTGCCGTAAAACAAGTGGGTGACAAAACTTTTGAAATCTGCCGAACTAATTTAGACGATATTATTCTGGTTCCGGAAGGAAAAGTCTGTACAACGATTTTGCGTTTGTATAATGAAGAAGCCATGGTCGTAGAACCAGCAGGAGCTTTGACTATTGCCGCTTTAGATTTTTATAAGGATAAAATAAAAGGCAAAAAAGTAGTGTGCGTGGTGAGTGGCAGCAACAATGACATTGAAAGAACAGCCGAAATAAAAGAGCGCTCTTTATTATACGAAGGTCTGATGCATTATTTTATGATTCAGTTTCCACAGCGCCCGGGTGCTTTAAAAGAATTTGTAAACAATATTTTAGGCCCTGATGATGATATTACTTATTTCCAATTTGCTAAGAAAAACAGCCGCGAAGTGGGTTCAGTAGTCGTTGGTTTAGAACTAAAAAACAAGAAGGACATACTGGCGATTAAAATGAATATGACCAAAAACGGATTTGAGTTTCAATATTTAAATGACCGTCAGGATTTGTTTACACAGCTGATTGGATAA
- a CDS encoding DUF4136 domain-containing protein, with amino-acid sequence MKTFKLVPVFLLLILASCSTVSVYSDYDKNVNFASYKTYAFFKPGIDKVEISDLDKRRILRAIDDQMQAKGFTKSENPDLLVNIFTKAREQVNVNQFSAGWGYGWGWGWNPYMMYGGNQTTVSTSTEGTLFIDLIDAKKKEMIWQGEGVGTLTKNVAKKDEKVAEFVSKILAQYPPVKK; translated from the coding sequence ATGAAAACATTCAAATTAGTACCCGTTTTTTTGCTTTTAATACTAGCGTCATGCAGCACAGTTAGCGTTTACTCTGATTACGACAAAAACGTAAATTTTGCCTCTTACAAAACGTATGCTTTCTTCAAGCCCGGAATTGACAAGGTTGAAATATCTGATTTGGATAAAAGACGTATTTTACGTGCCATCGATGATCAAATGCAAGCCAAAGGTTTTACCAAAAGCGAAAACCCCGATTTATTAGTTAATATTTTCACTAAAGCAAGAGAACAAGTCAATGTAAATCAATTTAGTGCCGGCTGGGGTTACGGTTGGGGATGGGGATGGAATCCTTACATGATGTACGGAGGAAACCAAACTACCGTTTCTACTTCTACCGAAGGAACTTTATTCATTGATTTGATTGATGCTAAGAAAAAAGAAATGATCTGGCAAGGAGAAGGTGTTGGAACGCTAACCAAAAACGTGGCTAAAAAAGACGAAAAGGTTGCCGAGTTTGTATCTAAAATTCTGGCACAATACCCTCCGGTTAAAAAGTAG
- a CDS encoding urocanate hydratase: MTFKEQIQQGIPTILPPKATYDLAINHAPKRKEILSAEEKKLALKNALRYFDAKHHAELIQEFSEELETYGRIYMYRFRPEYRMYARPIDEYPGKSLQAKAIMHMIQNNLDYAVAQHPHELITYGGNGAVFQNWAQYLLTMQYLSEMTDEQTLTMYSGHPMGLFPSHAEAPRVVVTNGMVIPNYSKPDDWEKMNALGVSQYGQMTAGSYMYIGPQGIVHGTTITVLNGFRKIKQNPEGNLFVTSGLGGMSGAQPKAGNIAGCITVCAEVNPKITKIRHEQGWINEIVTSTEELVKRVLTAKANKEVVSIAYLGNVVDVWECFDKENIKIDLGSDQTSLHNPWAGGYYPVGISFEEANEMMANNPELFKEKVQESLRRQAKAINQHTAKGTYFFDYGNAFLLEASRAGADVMAENNIDFKYPSYVQDIMGPMCFDYGFGPFRWVCTSGKPEDLQKTDAIASQVLEEMAQTAPNEIQQQMQDNIKWIKGAQENKLVVGSQARILYADAEGRIKIAEAFNQAIAKGEIGAVVLGRDHHDVSGTDSPYRETSNIYDGSRFTADMAIQNVIGDSFRGATWVSIHNGGGVGWGEVINGGFGMVLDGSKEASKRLASMLFWDVNNGISRRSWARNDEAIFAIKRAMEVQPLLKVTLPNIVDENLF; this comes from the coding sequence ATGACTTTCAAAGAACAAATACAACAAGGAATACCTACCATATTACCACCAAAGGCAACATACGATTTAGCGATTAACCATGCGCCAAAGCGAAAAGAAATCCTATCAGCAGAAGAAAAAAAACTGGCTTTAAAAAATGCATTACGTTATTTTGATGCCAAACACCATGCCGAATTAATTCAGGAGTTTTCAGAAGAATTAGAAACTTACGGACGCATTTACATGTACCGTTTTCGTCCGGAGTACAGAATGTATGCCCGACCAATTGACGAATATCCGGGAAAATCATTGCAGGCAAAAGCCATCATGCACATGATTCAGAACAATCTGGATTATGCTGTAGCACAACATCCGCACGAACTGATTACATACGGTGGAAATGGAGCTGTTTTTCAAAACTGGGCACAATATTTACTCACGATGCAATACCTGTCTGAAATGACAGACGAGCAAACTTTGACCATGTACTCAGGTCATCCGATGGGATTGTTCCCGTCGCATGCAGAAGCTCCAAGAGTTGTCGTAACAAACGGAATGGTTATCCCAAATTATTCAAAACCGGATGATTGGGAGAAAATGAATGCCTTAGGTGTTTCGCAATACGGACAAATGACTGCAGGAAGTTATATGTACATAGGACCACAAGGAATTGTACACGGAACAACGATTACTGTTTTGAACGGTTTTAGAAAAATCAAACAAAATCCGGAAGGAAATCTTTTTGTAACTTCAGGACTTGGCGGAATGTCGGGTGCACAGCCAAAAGCCGGAAATATTGCTGGCTGTATCACAGTTTGTGCAGAAGTAAATCCAAAAATCACCAAGATTCGTCACGAGCAGGGCTGGATAAATGAAATCGTAACTTCGACAGAAGAACTGGTAAAAAGAGTCCTTACAGCAAAAGCCAATAAAGAAGTGGTATCTATCGCTTACTTAGGAAATGTAGTAGACGTTTGGGAATGCTTCGATAAAGAAAACATCAAAATTGATTTGGGCTCAGACCAGACTTCTCTTCACAATCCTTGGGCAGGAGGTTATTATCCTGTTGGAATTTCTTTTGAAGAAGCTAACGAAATGATGGCCAATAACCCTGAATTGTTCAAAGAAAAAGTACAGGAATCATTACGTCGTCAGGCGAAAGCGATCAACCAACACACCGCAAAAGGGACTTACTTTTTTGATTACGGAAATGCCTTTTTATTAGAAGCTTCACGTGCAGGTGCTGATGTAATGGCCGAAAATAATATCGATTTTAAATACCCAAGTTATGTTCAGGACATCATGGGGCCAATGTGTTTTGATTACGGTTTTGGTCCGTTTAGATGGGTTTGTACTTCGGGAAAACCGGAAGATTTACAGAAAACAGATGCTATTGCCAGTCAGGTTTTAGAAGAAATGGCGCAAACAGCTCCAAATGAAATCCAGCAGCAAATGCAGGACAATATCAAATGGATCAAAGGCGCACAGGAGAACAAACTGGTTGTGGGTTCACAAGCCAGAATTCTATATGCCGATGCCGAAGGCCGAATTAAAATTGCCGAGGCTTTCAATCAGGCGATTGCCAAAGGTGAAATTGGAGCCGTTGTTTTAGGTCGCGATCATCATGATGTTTCGGGAACAGATTCTCCATACAGAGAAACCTCTAACATTTACGACGGATCACGCTTTACAGCTGATATGGCCATCCAAAACGTGATTGGAGACAGCTTTAGAGGAGCAACCTGGGTTTCTATACATAATGGCGGCGGAGTTGGCTGGGGAGAGGTTATAAATGGTGGCTTTGGTATGGTTCTTGATGGATCTAAAGAGGCTTCAAAACGTTTAGCCTCAATGCTTTTTTGGGATGTTAACAACGGAATTTCAAGAAGAAGCTGGGCCAGAAATGACGAAGCTATTTTTGCTATCAAAAGAGCAATGGAAGTTCAGCCTTTATTAAAAGTTACTTTGCCTAATATTGTAGATGAAAATCTATTTTAG
- a CDS encoding DUF5522 domain-containing protein — MKEQSNENKLIEGEDFYYTPEGYKCFTEKHHLKRGYCCKSGCRHCPYGFDKRTGEIRKK; from the coding sequence ATGAAGGAGCAAAGTAATGAAAATAAATTAATCGAAGGGGAAGATTTTTACTATACTCCGGAAGGTTATAAATGCTTTACTGAAAAACACCACCTAAAACGTGGTTATTGCTGTAAAAGCGGCTGTCGTCATTGTCCGTATGGGTTTGACAAGCGAACAGGGGAAATAAGAAAAAAGTAG
- a CDS encoding 1-aminocyclopropane-1-carboxylate deaminase/D-cysteine desulfhydrase, translated as MAFPKGISLTIKREDLIHPFVSGNKFRKLKYNLLQAKAEHQETLLTFGGAFSNHIAAVAYAGKEQGFRTIGVIRGEELFDKIEENPTLKFAQENGMQFEFVTRDAYRNKNEDFFIGKLKDKFGDFYLVPEGGTNELAVKGCEEILTEEDAIFDFVCCAVGTGGTISGLINSALPHQKILGFPALKGDFLTDEIRIFAKKDNWDLISDYHFGGYGKVNLELIEFINAFFEENKVPLDPIYTGKMIFGVIDLIHKNYFPEHSRILLIHTGGLQGIEGMNIKLKQKKLPILKSNG; from the coding sequence ATGGCCTTTCCGAAGGGTATTTCGTTGACTATAAAACGGGAAGATTTGATTCATCCCTTTGTTTCGGGAAATAAATTCAGGAAATTGAAATACAATTTGCTTCAGGCAAAAGCAGAACATCAAGAGACTCTGTTGACTTTTGGCGGAGCTTTTTCCAATCACATTGCTGCAGTTGCTTATGCCGGAAAAGAACAGGGTTTTAGAACAATTGGAGTGATTAGAGGGGAGGAGCTTTTTGATAAAATAGAAGAAAATCCGACATTAAAATTTGCTCAGGAAAACGGAATGCAGTTTGAGTTTGTGACGCGGGATGCGTATCGGAATAAGAATGAAGATTTCTTTATAGGAAAACTGAAAGATAAATTTGGTGATTTCTATTTAGTACCCGAAGGCGGGACAAATGAATTGGCTGTAAAAGGATGCGAAGAGATTTTAACCGAAGAAGATGCCATTTTTGATTTTGTTTGTTGTGCGGTAGGAACGGGCGGAACAATATCAGGATTGATTAATAGTGCGTTGCCACATCAGAAAATTTTAGGATTTCCGGCGTTAAAAGGTGACTTTTTAACCGATGAAATTCGTATTTTTGCAAAGAAAGATAACTGGGATTTAATTTCTGACTATCATTTTGGAGGTTATGGGAAGGTAAATTTGGAATTGATTGAATTTATCAATGCTTTTTTTGAAGAAAATAAAGTCCCTTTGGATCCAATTTATACGGGAAAGATGATTTTTGGCGTTATAGACTTAATACATAAAAATTACTTTCCTGAACATTCAAGAATTTTACTCATTCACACCGGCGGACTGCAGGGAATTGAAGGGATGAATATTAAATTGAAGCAGAAAAAATTACCAATACTTAAAAGCAATGGTTAA
- a CDS encoding glucosaminidase domain-containing protein gives MVKKILALLILATVVGCSSSKPTIATTKKAAAVQRPRVATTKKPTYTKPIGKKYPSTNNTTEVIQSTSKTVVTSDLINNYILQYKDIAIGNMQKYGIPASIILAQGILESGAGKGDLALEANNHFGIKCHKDWLGESVRHDDDSAQECFRKYTEAAESYRDHALFLVGKNRYATLFTYEKDDYKAWAKGLRAAGYATDPNYPDKLISYIERYNLHQYDCQVTGKSYKPFEKSTPVRSSSVSSTAPSSSNSNDPNLYEVQKGDTLYSISKKFNVLVDDLKQKNNLSDNAISIGQKLRVK, from the coding sequence ATGGTTAAAAAAATATTAGCACTTTTAATTCTGGCAACTGTAGTGGGCTGCTCCTCAAGTAAACCTACTATCGCGACGACCAAAAAAGCGGCGGCAGTCCAGAGGCCCAGAGTGGCAACAACCAAAAAGCCAACTTACACCAAACCAATTGGCAAAAAATATCCTTCTACAAATAATACAACTGAGGTTATTCAGTCTACTTCAAAAACAGTTGTAACCAGCGATTTAATCAATAATTATATTTTACAGTACAAAGATATTGCAATAGGCAATATGCAGAAATATGGCATTCCTGCAAGTATCATTCTGGCACAGGGAATTTTAGAATCCGGTGCAGGAAAAGGAGATTTGGCCCTGGAAGCCAACAATCATTTTGGAATTAAATGTCACAAAGACTGGCTGGGAGAGAGCGTTCGTCATGATGATGATTCTGCTCAGGAATGTTTCCGAAAATATACAGAAGCTGCAGAATCTTATAGAGATCATGCTTTATTTTTGGTTGGCAAAAATAGATATGCGACTTTATTTACTTACGAAAAAGACGACTATAAAGCATGGGCAAAAGGATTAAGAGCTGCAGGTTATGCTACAGATCCCAACTATCCGGATAAATTAATTAGCTATATCGAACGATACAATTTGCATCAGTACGATTGTCAGGTTACCGGAAAAAGCTATAAACCTTTTGAAAAATCAACTCCGGTAAGAAGTTCTTCTGTTTCTTCTACCGCTCCTTCCTCTTCTAATTCAAATGATCCGAATCTATATGAAGTTCAGAAAGGAGATACCTTGTATTCGATTTCAAAAAAATTCAATGTATTGGTGGATGATTTAAAACAGAAAAATAATCTTTCGGATAATGCGATTTCGATCGGACAGAAGTTGAGAGTGAAATAA